In Ictalurus furcatus strain D&B chromosome 20, Billie_1.0, whole genome shotgun sequence, the DNA window GTGATTGACAGAAAAGGAGAATACAGGTTTAACACCAATGATAAAACTACAGAAACCTCATGGTGTGTATcctgaaacacaaacatatacacctcactcagagacagagagtgcacacacacatccactggACTCCATCACTATAGTTCCAACtacactgtcacacacatgGACAAACAATTTACCAAGAGAGCTGGAAAAAGATGGACGTGAGCATGAGGATCTCCAGAAGGCCAAGGTCCTCCTCCAAACTACAGCAGTGACCTTTGAACCTACAGCTGTACACACGTCAGACAACCCTTATGACACCACCACAACATATTTGGATCCGAACACTTCAGGGACGGAGAGCAATCAAATCCTGTTTCACCCAGTAACCATGTCCCTGCCAGCCAAACTAAAGACTGAGGCTACACCGACTCCTACACAGCTGTCTCCTGAGGACAATAGAGATGAAAGCAAGGAAAAGATAAGCAGTGAGGATGAACAAATAAGAAAAAGGCTGCAGGTCACCACCCCAAGCAAGATCACTGAAGATCAGGCCAAATTGTTTGAGATAAACACActagctaacacacacaccaccacaaaGCATCTCTCACAAGATGAGGAggtgacagacacagagagtcAAGATGAAGAAGAACACAGTGATGAAGACAATCTGCAGACAAGTGCAGAAATACAGGATAGGATTGCTGGTCACACAACTGCACTGAATGACATCACCATCACTCCCATGACCTCTCACCTCTTACCTAAAAATCTTATGCAACACATAGAGGCCAAAGCTGACACCCAATCACAAGCAACTTCAACATTATTCCCTAAAACAACAAATATGCCAATAACACACCAAACATCACCCAgactcaccacacacacttcacttacTGGACCATTCACACCAAGCACATTGCAAACACAGACAACTTTCACAaaatcaccacacacaccatacacctcACATACACTACTTACGAAGCCCACAAGCACCCACAAATCCTCAGTGACGCCTCACCAAAGCCCTAGCAGCATATGGAAAGTCCCAgatacacacaaccacaaaacTGAGCCTCGCCCGCTACACACGCCCAGGTTTCCTCACACGCCCAAACCCAATACCACCTCGTCTTCATCACCCACCCCTACAAAGGGTTATtctgaagaagaggaggaggaagtggaggaCGAGAAATATaaggagatgaagagagagcTGTTGGACAGTTCCCAGGAGGCAGAGTCAAAAAGTAAGACTAAAACAAAGATACACAGGTACACAGGCATGTCATAATCATGTCATGGCACGCATCATACTGTGTCACCAGTTGCCATGTCAGTTTATGGCCAGTGATGTGATGAGTGCCATATTGCTGTTGAATGTAATTAGCATGATAGTTGCCATcatgtttaatgttatgacaGATTATGTCACATACTCATTTTTTTATGTGTCCTAGCTTTATTATAGATGACAGATGTTATGATAAATACCAttatataaaattgtttttatgtCATCTTAGAGGATgtcatttcttttaattaaaaatttatttaaagttttaattaaacattttttactgCACAATAGCTTATAATATCATTGTTTCTGCATAAACCCATGGCATTAatttttcctgttttcttttattatctatctattataATAACGGAACCTCTTATCAGTAATGCAATATTTGTAATGTGTGCATACATGTTTTTTACAGAGCCTCTTCAGCAAGCAAAGCGAATGATGCCACTCTTCTCCTGGCCCCTGCTGGAGGCACCAGGACTGCCTGAGATTCTGCTAAACTCACAATCAGATGGTGAGGGAAACTGATCTTAATGTTACTGGAGCAGCCTACAGTGGATCTACTGAGCAAATATACAGGGTGGTGTTAACAGAGTGTTTAGCTTATAGTTTATGTTAATTGCCACTTACATATAGACAAAAAACTACTATTGATATTGGTATgtacacatgcttcctctgagacacttGAAGCCaaccaaccacatcttttcaaactccTGCTCatgcagcataacacacttggaggaaagcgctCACAGACGCCCACGATTGGTTAATGTCTCTGTGATGACAGAGGAGAA includes these proteins:
- the LOC128624185 gene encoding mucin-2-like — translated: MIKLQKPHGVYPETQTYTPHSETESAHTHPLDSITIVPTTLSHTWTNNLPRELEKDGREHEDLQKAKVLLQTTAVTFEPTAVHTSDNPYDTTTTYLDPNTSGTESNQILFHPVTMSLPAKLKTEATPTPTQLSPEDNRDESKEKISSEDEQIRKRLQVTTPSKITEDQAKLFEINTLANTHTTTKHLSQDEEVTDTESQDEEEHSDEDNLQTSAEIQDRIAGHTTALNDITITPMTSHLLPKNLMQHIEAKADTQSQATSTLFPKTTNMPITHQTSPRLTTHTSLTGPFTPSTLQTQTTFTKSPHTPYTSHTLLTKPTSTHKSSVTPHQSPSSIWKVPDTHNHKTEPRPLHTPRFPHTPKPNTTSSSSPTPTKGYSEEEEEEVEDEKYKEMKRELLDSSQEAESKKPLQQAKRMMPLFSWPLLEAPGLPEILLNSQSDECSMTFTQYSSTGAVIREFAALGEMLYCLTGRCPQEYEHYGCYCGQQGSGIPQDHLDRCCFLHQCCLEQLTLLGCRRDRKLNIHINCHNGKPQCLGVSVCDRLQCVCDRTTAECMAASHFNHSVTSKCYGPRPLCMHRLRPPPQPTNDDSSQESSEIAKSDLQTHTGPQQTLHTHSKPGGGTREQEGDDVGKPEAEEDKEEEEEGNEEEERGGEDEEI